A genomic segment from Actinomycetes bacterium encodes:
- a CDS encoding ABC transporter permease — MSARPRVGRTLAPYLLVLPGGLWLAAFFLIPTAVMLSLSLQSGSVEEGFRLTWRVSTYTEAIGLYHTQLVRSVTYSATVTVLALVIAYPTAYWIAFHGGSRKSSYLLLILLPFFVSFVIRTVSWQFILSDQGIVLAPLKSLGLLPEDFHLLATSAAVIGGLTYNFLPFMVLPLYVSLERIDPSLVEAASDLYASRAQGFLRVTLPLSLPGVFAGVLLTFVPAAADFVNATILGGPGTTMIGNVIQTEYLTNLDYPLASALSFTLMAALLIGVFAYARALGTEEVLEVSAA, encoded by the coding sequence GTGAGCGCCCGACCGAGGGTGGGCCGGACCCTCGCCCCGTACCTGCTGGTCCTGCCGGGCGGGCTCTGGCTCGCGGCCTTCTTCCTGATCCCCACCGCGGTCATGCTGTCGCTGTCGCTGCAGAGCGGCAGCGTCGAGGAGGGGTTCCGGCTCACCTGGCGGGTCTCCACCTACACCGAGGCGATCGGCCTCTACCACACCCAGCTGGTCCGCTCGGTGACCTACAGCGCGACCGTGACCGTGCTCGCCCTGGTGATCGCCTACCCGACGGCGTACTGGATCGCGTTCCACGGCGGCAGCCGCAAGTCGAGCTACCTGCTCCTGATCCTGCTGCCGTTCTTCGTGTCGTTCGTCATCCGCACCGTGTCCTGGCAGTTCATCCTGTCCGACCAGGGGATCGTGCTCGCGCCGCTCAAGTCGCTCGGCCTGCTGCCCGAGGACTTCCACCTGCTGGCCACGTCCGCGGCGGTGATCGGCGGGCTCACCTACAACTTCCTGCCGTTCATGGTGCTGCCGCTGTACGTGTCGCTCGAGCGCATCGACCCCAGCCTGGTGGAGGCCGCGAGCGACCTGTACGCGAGCAGGGCCCAGGGCTTCCTGCGGGTGACCCTGCCCCTGTCGCTGCCCGGCGTGTTCGCCGGCGTCCTGCTCACCTTCGTGCCCGCCGCCGCCGACTTCGTGAACGCGACCATCCTCGGCGGGCCGGGGACCACCATGATCGGCAACGTGATCCAGACCGAGTACCTCACCAACCTCGACTACCCGCTCGCCTCGGCGCTCTCCTTCACCCTGATGGCCGCCCTGCTCATCGGGGTGTTCGCCTACGCAAGGGCGCTCGGGACCGAGGAGGTCCTGGAGGTGAGCGCCGCGTGA
- the lepB gene encoding signal peptidase I yields MEELHHTPTRATRVERYGSRHPRASSRHPRHARGHQGQWGELPLLVLTAIVLAVLVKGFLVQAFFIPSRSMAPTLEVGDRVVVNRLSYRLGAPEHGEVVVFLRPTFARHRADSGALSWMRRAVAQGFGGTPPGSEDLIKRVVGLPGDVVEGRDGRLWRNGGPVEEPYLPPRTFTDDFGPVRIAPDHYWMMGDNRQDSSDSRVFGQVPRSALVGRAVVRVWPADRLGPL; encoded by the coding sequence GTGGAGGAACTGCACCACACGCCGACCAGAGCGACCCGGGTGGAGCGGTACGGGAGCCGGCACCCCCGGGCCTCCAGCCGGCACCCCCGGCACGCGCGCGGGCACCAGGGCCAGTGGGGCGAGCTGCCGCTGCTCGTGCTCACCGCCATCGTGCTCGCGGTGCTGGTCAAAGGGTTCCTGGTGCAGGCCTTCTTCATCCCGTCCCGGTCGATGGCGCCGACCCTCGAAGTCGGCGACCGGGTGGTCGTGAACCGCCTCTCCTACCGGCTCGGCGCACCCGAGCACGGGGAGGTGGTGGTGTTCCTGCGGCCGACCTTCGCGCGCCACCGGGCCGACTCGGGCGCCCTCTCGTGGATGCGGCGGGCGGTGGCCCAGGGTTTCGGCGGCACCCCGCCGGGCAGCGAGGACCTGATCAAGCGGGTGGTGGGGCTCCCGGGCGACGTGGTGGAGGGCCGCGACGGCCGGCTGTGGCGCAACGGCGGCCCGGTCGAAGAGCCCTACCTGCCCCCCCGCACGTTCACCGACGACTTCGGTCCGGTCCGGATCGCGCCCGACCATTACTGGATGATGGGCGACAACCGCCAGGACTCCTCCGACTCCCGGGTCTTCGGCCAGGTCCCCCGCTCCGCCCTGGTCGGCCGGGCCGTCGTGCGGGTCTGGCCGGCGGACCGGCTCGGCCCCCTGTAG
- the gabT gene encoding 4-aminobutyrate--2-oxoglutarate transaminase — translation MPQERKLVGAVPGPASQALQERRRRAVARGVGTMTPVYAAAAHGAVIEDVDGNRFIDFTGGLGVLNVGHTPPSVVAAIKAQVDSYLHTCQHALMSEPYVAVAEALNRLAPGDYDKRTFLVNSGAEATENVVKIARAATGRQGVVVFDNAFHGRTLLALAMTGKVDPYKQGYHPFPSEVYRVPYAYCYRCPFHLAYPSCGIACADYVEEEIKVHIGAQNVAAVLVEPVQGEGGFIAPPPGWLERIAGICRDLDIPFVADEVQSGFGRTGTLYAVEQTPGVVPDFTLSAKSIAAGLPLAAVTGRQELMDAPGPGGLGGTYGGNPLACTAALATIELFEHGDLLERSRRMGEILGRRLGEMGERHRLVGEVRGLGAMMGLELVTDRDTKEPAKAATSQVLAEAARNGVLTLKAGIHDNVVRILAPLVMEEGLLNEGLDVLDAAIASAERGNP, via the coding sequence ATGCCCCAGGAGCGCAAGCTCGTCGGCGCCGTGCCCGGCCCGGCCAGCCAGGCGCTGCAGGAGCGCAGGCGCAGGGCGGTGGCCCGGGGCGTCGGCACGATGACCCCGGTGTACGCCGCCGCCGCCCACGGCGCCGTCATCGAGGACGTCGACGGCAACCGCTTCATCGACTTCACCGGCGGGCTGGGCGTCCTCAACGTCGGCCACACCCCGCCGAGCGTCGTCGCCGCGATCAAGGCCCAGGTGGACAGCTACCTGCACACCTGCCAGCACGCGCTGATGAGCGAGCCGTACGTGGCGGTGGCCGAGGCGCTGAACCGACTTGCCCCGGGCGACTACGACAAGCGGACCTTCCTGGTGAACTCGGGTGCGGAGGCGACCGAGAACGTGGTCAAGATCGCCAGGGCCGCCACCGGTCGCCAGGGCGTGGTCGTGTTCGACAACGCCTTCCACGGGCGCACGCTGCTGGCGCTGGCGATGACCGGGAAGGTGGACCCCTACAAGCAGGGCTACCACCCGTTCCCGAGCGAGGTCTACCGGGTCCCCTATGCGTACTGCTACCGCTGCCCCTTCCATCTCGCCTACCCGTCGTGCGGGATCGCCTGCGCCGACTACGTCGAGGAGGAGATCAAGGTCCACATCGGCGCCCAGAACGTGGCCGCGGTGCTGGTGGAGCCGGTCCAGGGCGAGGGCGGGTTCATCGCCCCGCCGCCCGGATGGCTCGAGCGCATCGCCGGGATCTGCCGTGACCTCGACATCCCGTTCGTGGCCGACGAGGTCCAGTCCGGCTTCGGCCGCACCGGCACCCTCTACGCGGTCGAGCAGACCCCGGGCGTCGTCCCCGACTTCACCCTGTCGGCCAAGTCCATCGCGGCCGGCCTGCCGCTGGCCGCCGTCACCGGCAGGCAGGAGCTGATGGACGCCCCCGGACCTGGCGGCCTCGGCGGCACCTACGGCGGCAACCCCCTGGCCTGCACGGCCGCCCTGGCCACCATCGAGCTGTTCGAGCACGGCGACCTGCTCGAACGGTCCAGACGGATGGGCGAGATCCTCGGCCGCCGCCTGGGCGAGATGGGCGAGCGCCACCGCCTCGTCGGGGAGGTGCGCGGGCTCGGGGCCATGATGGGGCTCGAGCTGGTCACCGACCGGGACACCAAGGAGCCGGCCAAGGCCGCAACGAGCCAGGTCCTGGCCGAGGCGGCCCGGAACGGCGTGCTCACCCTCAAGGCCGGGATCCACGACAACGTGGTCCGCATCCTCGCCCCGCTGGTGATGGAGGAGGGGTTGCTCAACGAGGGGCTGGACGTGCTGGACGCAGCCATCGCCTCGGCCGAGCGCGGGAACCCGTAG
- a CDS encoding spermidine/putrescine ABC transporter substrate-binding protein, with product MDQDKRPPRIDAALLRGLTQPRLTRRAMLRAAGAGAGVAGVSALLAACGVSGTNQENENKAPTPGFWDSQKKAGLLNFANWPLYMDVEKVGGKETHPTLDQFTKETGIKVNYKEVIESNDTFLGKILPSLRAGQDTGWDLIVITNGPPLSRLLRQKFLIELDQSKLPNFSKNAGAAFKERDYDPGNKYTIPWQGGMTGIAYNPKFTKRELTSFEDLFDPKFKGKIGMFGDVNDAPNLTLAGLGIDPAKSTEADWKRAAAKLTEQRDKGLVRKYFDNSGEAQALASGDVWVSMAYSGDVFQLNAEKGREELKFIVPKEGAMLWTDNMCIPVKAQHPLDAITYMDYVYRPEVAGALAAYITYVTPVPAAKQAIEAEAAKASGEDKASLEDAAKSPFVFPKESDLANTHSYRELTPEEEKTWNRLFQPIFQS from the coding sequence GTGGACCAGGACAAGCGCCCCCCCCGGATCGACGCCGCGCTGCTCCGCGGGCTGACCCAGCCCCGCCTCACCCGCCGGGCGATGCTCAGGGCGGCTGGCGCCGGCGCCGGCGTGGCCGGTGTGTCGGCCCTGCTGGCCGCCTGCGGCGTCTCCGGCACCAACCAGGAGAACGAGAACAAGGCTCCCACCCCGGGCTTCTGGGACAGCCAGAAGAAGGCCGGCCTGCTCAACTTCGCCAACTGGCCGCTGTACATGGACGTGGAGAAGGTGGGCGGCAAGGAGACCCACCCCACCCTCGACCAGTTCACCAAGGAGACCGGCATCAAGGTGAACTACAAGGAGGTCATCGAGTCCAACGACACCTTCCTCGGCAAGATCCTGCCGTCGCTGCGGGCCGGGCAGGACACCGGCTGGGACCTGATCGTCATCACCAACGGCCCCCCGCTGTCCAGGCTGCTGCGCCAGAAGTTCCTGATCGAGCTCGACCAGTCGAAGCTGCCCAACTTCAGCAAGAACGCCGGGGCGGCGTTCAAGGAGCGCGACTACGACCCTGGCAACAAGTACACCATCCCCTGGCAGGGCGGCATGACCGGGATCGCCTACAACCCGAAGTTCACCAAGCGGGAGCTCACCAGCTTCGAGGACCTGTTCGACCCGAAGTTCAAGGGCAAGATCGGCATGTTCGGCGACGTCAACGACGCGCCCAACCTCACCCTGGCCGGGCTGGGCATCGACCCGGCCAAGTCGACCGAGGCCGACTGGAAGCGGGCCGCGGCCAAGCTCACCGAGCAGCGCGACAAGGGCCTGGTGCGCAAGTACTTCGACAACTCGGGTGAGGCCCAGGCGCTGGCGAGCGGGGACGTGTGGGTCTCGATGGCCTACTCGGGGGACGTGTTCCAGCTCAACGCCGAGAAGGGCCGGGAGGAGCTGAAGTTCATCGTGCCCAAGGAGGGCGCGATGCTGTGGACCGACAACATGTGCATCCCGGTCAAGGCCCAGCACCCGCTGGACGCGATCACCTACATGGACTACGTGTACCGGCCGGAGGTCGCGGGCGCGCTGGCCGCGTACATCACCTATGTCACCCCGGTGCCGGCCGCCAAGCAGGCGATCGAGGCCGAGGCGGCCAAGGCCAGCGGCGAGGACAAGGCCTCCCTCGAGGACGCGGCCAAGAGCCCGTTCGTCTTCCCCAAGGAGAGCGACCTGGCCAACACCCACAGCTACCGCGAACTCACGCCCGAGGAGGAGAAGACCTGGAACCGCCTCTTCCAGCCCATCTTCCAGTCCTGA
- a CDS encoding PucR family transcriptional regulator ligand-binding domain-containing protein, whose product MTRTLTPVAPGGTVPTTVADLLAIDELSLRLVAGSSGVGRPIRWAHVSELDDPTPFLRGGEVLLTTGFGLKGGPRTQARFVERLAKANLAGLGLGLGFAFGSTPAAVAEAAEAAGFPLFEVPFEVPFIAITEALFSRLINEQYLLLQRAGTVQQTLSRLLVEEAGLDALLGAYARMTGTTTLLYDLHGEVLAGSPDAARLIDPRAVWAEIQALRPEGNEFSVTLSGRDGCRSLLPILVGGSPSAFLVMARRERHEPFHQVVSHHLATAIALDLAKTQAVARTERRLVGDFLDALLEGELSGEETRRRLRFLGLGGSPAVAVLVGRPVDPDPDPEAQREVLRRLVEDRLSRRPAPYVCSVTDATVVALFESGDLAEARAAAQAVSDGVQARGLAARFGLGAPESQPRALRRAYQEARFALEAAATVGADVPVASVDNLGSHRLLLALQEDAALEAFSRGLLASIRAYDERQHGDLVTSLRTFLEHNGNWESAARALGVHRHTLRYRIRRVAQLTGRDLDSAAERVEFWLALQAEQVLAGRRGPA is encoded by the coding sequence GTGACCCGCACCCTCACCCCGGTCGCCCCGGGAGGCACCGTGCCCACGACCGTCGCCGACCTGCTCGCCATCGACGAGCTGTCGCTGCGCCTGGTCGCCGGGTCCAGCGGGGTCGGCCGCCCGATCCGCTGGGCCCACGTGTCGGAGCTGGACGACCCGACGCCGTTCCTCCGCGGCGGGGAGGTCCTGCTCACCACCGGCTTCGGCCTCAAGGGCGGTCCGCGGACCCAGGCCCGCTTCGTCGAGCGTCTCGCCAAAGCCAACCTGGCCGGCCTTGGCCTGGGCCTCGGCTTCGCCTTCGGGTCCACCCCCGCCGCGGTCGCCGAGGCGGCCGAGGCGGCCGGCTTCCCGCTGTTCGAGGTGCCGTTCGAGGTGCCGTTCATCGCCATCACCGAGGCGCTGTTCTCGCGGCTCATCAACGAGCAGTACCTGCTGCTGCAGCGGGCCGGCACGGTGCAGCAGACCCTGTCCCGGCTGCTCGTCGAGGAGGCCGGGCTGGACGCCCTGCTCGGCGCCTACGCCCGCATGACCGGGACCACGACCCTGCTGTACGACCTCCACGGCGAGGTGCTGGCCGGCTCCCCGGACGCCGCGCGGCTCATCGACCCCAGGGCCGTCTGGGCCGAGATCCAGGCCCTGCGGCCCGAGGGCAACGAGTTCTCGGTCACCCTGTCCGGCCGCGACGGCTGCCGCTCGCTGCTGCCCATCCTGGTCGGGGGCTCGCCCAGCGCCTTCCTGGTCATGGCCCGCAGGGAGCGGCACGAGCCCTTCCACCAGGTGGTCTCCCACCACCTGGCCACCGCGATCGCGCTGGACTTGGCCAAGACCCAGGCGGTCGCCCGCACCGAGCGCCGGCTGGTCGGCGACTTCCTCGACGCCCTGCTCGAGGGGGAGCTCTCGGGCGAGGAGACCAGGCGGCGGCTGCGCTTCCTCGGCCTGGGCGGGTCGCCGGCCGTGGCCGTGCTGGTCGGCCGGCCGGTCGACCCGGACCCCGACCCCGAGGCGCAGCGCGAGGTCCTGCGCCGGCTGGTGGAGGACCGGCTGTCACGCCGTCCGGCGCCCTACGTCTGCAGCGTCACCGACGCCACCGTGGTTGCCCTGTTCGAGTCCGGAGACCTGGCGGAGGCCAGGGCGGCCGCGCAGGCCGTCTCCGATGGCGTCCAGGCCCGGGGGTTGGCCGCCCGCTTCGGCTTGGGTGCGCCCGAGTCCCAGCCCCGGGCCCTCCGCCGTGCCTACCAGGAGGCACGCTTCGCGCTGGAGGCGGCGGCCACGGTCGGCGCCGACGTCCCGGTGGCCAGCGTCGACAACCTCGGCAGCCACCGACTGCTGCTCGCCCTCCAGGAGGACGCCGCCCTGGAGGCCTTCTCGCGCGGCCTGCTCGCCTCGATCCGCGCCTACGACGAGCGCCAGCACGGTGACCTGGTGACCAGCCTGCGCACGTTCCTCGAGCACAACGGCAACTGGGAGTCGGCCGCCCGGGCCCTCGGCGTGCACCGCCACACCCTGCGTTACCGCATCCGCCGGGTCGCCCAGCTGACCGGGCGTGACCTCGACTCGGCCGCCGAGCGGGTCGAGTTCTGGCTCGCCCTGCAGGCCGAGCAGGTCCTGGCCGGCCGGCGCGGCCCCGCATAG
- a CDS encoding ABC transporter ATP-binding protein, which produces MVEAKVGTGAERGAAGPDAELPAIELQGVVKQFPAASGGVRAVEQVDLAIAEGEFFSLLGPSGCGKTTTLRMIAGFEEPTSGRILLHGRDVVGVPPYRRDVNMVFQQYALFPHMDVFENVAFGLRRKKVAKGEISRRVTEMLELVELTGKEGRKPRQLSGGQQQRVALARALVNNPRALLLDEPLGALDLKLRKAMQLELKRIQREVGITFVYVTHDQEEALTMSDRLVVMDAGRIEQLGTPRAMYERPATRFVANFLGTSNIVTGRVDADGDGFALTGLGPDERVLVPAGEQVYAGEQVDVAVRPEKTVLTPASEPPPPGHCALRGTVTDVVYLGTSTSYRVVTAGGAEMAVYRQNLAALPGAEVTQAQEVWLSWPPDHSYVLER; this is translated from the coding sequence ATGGTGGAGGCGAAGGTGGGGACGGGCGCCGAGCGGGGCGCGGCCGGGCCGGACGCCGAGCTGCCAGCGATCGAGCTCCAGGGGGTCGTCAAGCAGTTCCCCGCCGCCAGCGGGGGCGTCCGGGCCGTCGAGCAGGTCGACCTCGCCATCGCCGAGGGCGAGTTCTTCTCCCTGCTCGGCCCGTCGGGCTGCGGCAAGACGACCACCCTGCGCATGATCGCCGGGTTCGAGGAGCCGACCAGCGGCCGCATCCTGCTCCACGGGCGGGACGTCGTCGGGGTCCCGCCCTACCGGCGCGACGTCAACATGGTCTTCCAGCAGTACGCCCTCTTCCCCCACATGGACGTGTTCGAGAACGTGGCGTTCGGCCTGCGCCGCAAGAAGGTGGCCAAGGGAGAGATCAGCCGCCGGGTGACCGAGATGCTCGAGCTGGTCGAGCTGACCGGCAAGGAGGGCAGGAAGCCGCGCCAGCTCTCTGGCGGCCAGCAGCAGCGGGTGGCGCTGGCCAGGGCGCTGGTCAACAATCCGCGGGCGCTGCTGCTCGACGAGCCGCTGGGCGCGCTCGACCTCAAGCTGCGCAAGGCCATGCAGCTCGAGCTGAAACGGATCCAGCGGGAGGTCGGCATCACCTTCGTGTACGTCACCCACGACCAGGAGGAGGCCCTGACCATGTCGGACCGCCTCGTGGTCATGGACGCCGGGCGGATCGAGCAGCTCGGCACGCCGCGCGCCATGTACGAGCGGCCGGCGACCCGGTTCGTGGCCAACTTCCTGGGCACCTCCAACATCGTCACCGGGCGGGTCGACGCGGACGGGGACGGCTTCGCCCTGACCGGCCTCGGCCCGGACGAGCGGGTGCTGGTCCCCGCGGGGGAGCAGGTCTACGCCGGCGAGCAGGTCGACGTCGCCGTCCGGCCCGAGAAGACGGTGCTCACACCGGCTTCGGAGCCGCCCCCGCCGGGCCACTGCGCGCTGCGCGGCACCGTCACCGACGTGGTCTACCTGGGGACGTCGACCAGCTACCGGGTGGTGACGGCGGGCGGCGCCGAGATGGCCGTGTACCGCCAGAACCTGGCCGCCCTGCCGGGCGCCGAGGTCACCCAGGCCCAGGAGGTGTGGCTGTCGTGGCCGCCTGACCACTCCTACGTGCTCGAACGCTGA
- a CDS encoding saccharopine dehydrogenase NADP-binding domain-containing protein: MRALVLGGAGAMGRWTIRDLTESDGVDEVVVADLDGLRAREAAGWAAAYSGSNGTARVQGMTLSAGDPEALRRAFEQVDVVANCAWHATNVPVMQACADTGTHYVDLGGLFHTTRRQLGLHDRFVAAGVTAVPGMGASPGTTNVMAALAARELATVEAVEVRLGIADFTKSTAPLPLPYAVHTLLDEFSVPAMVFRGGRWAAVPAMSEQEELDFPAPVGRVRVGHTLHSEVATLPLHFAERDVQTVSFKVGFPPDFMDRMALLTGLGLAGTDPVDLPSGKVIPRELLVHQISATLDRQGTEVQADDAEAIWVRVRGRRAGPGDPALAPPSQTATGTAEVLAECLVRPHPTWQAGSGQLDTGVPPSIVAQFLAHKVIDKPGVYAPEDVVPPGPYFSELARRFMEVSLVTRTKVTG; encoded by the coding sequence ATGCGCGCGCTCGTGCTCGGCGGCGCCGGCGCCATGGGGCGCTGGACGATCCGCGACCTGACCGAGTCCGACGGCGTGGACGAGGTAGTCGTGGCCGACCTGGACGGCCTGCGGGCCCGGGAGGCGGCCGGCTGGGCGGCGGCCTACTCTGGCTCCAACGGCACCGCCCGCGTCCAGGGCATGACCCTGTCGGCTGGCGACCCGGAGGCCCTGCGCCGCGCCTTCGAGCAGGTCGACGTCGTCGCCAACTGCGCCTGGCACGCCACCAACGTCCCTGTCATGCAGGCGTGCGCCGACACCGGCACGCACTACGTCGACCTCGGCGGGTTGTTCCACACCACCCGCAGGCAGCTCGGCCTGCACGACCGTTTCGTGGCCGCGGGGGTCACCGCGGTCCCCGGCATGGGCGCGAGCCCCGGCACCACCAACGTGATGGCCGCGCTGGCCGCGCGGGAGCTGGCCACCGTGGAGGCGGTCGAGGTCCGGCTCGGCATCGCCGACTTCACCAAGTCGACCGCGCCCCTGCCGCTCCCGTACGCGGTCCACACCCTGCTCGACGAGTTCTCGGTGCCCGCCATGGTCTTCCGGGGCGGTCGCTGGGCCGCGGTGCCGGCCATGAGCGAGCAGGAGGAGCTGGACTTCCCGGCCCCGGTGGGTCGGGTCCGGGTCGGCCACACCCTGCACTCCGAGGTCGCCACCCTGCCGCTGCACTTCGCCGAGCGGGACGTGCAGACGGTCTCGTTCAAGGTCGGCTTCCCGCCCGACTTCATGGACCGCATGGCCCTGCTCACCGGGCTCGGCCTGGCCGGCACGGACCCGGTCGACCTGCCCAGCGGCAAGGTCATCCCGCGGGAGCTGCTGGTCCACCAGATCTCGGCGACCCTGGACCGCCAGGGAACCGAGGTGCAGGCCGACGACGCCGAGGCGATCTGGGTGCGGGTGCGTGGGCGACGGGCCGGGCCGGGGGACCCGGCCCTCGCCCCGCCCTCCCAGACCGCCACCGGCACCGCCGAGGTGCTGGCCGAGTGCCTGGTCCGGCCCCACCCGACCTGGCAGGCGGGTTCCGGGCAGCTCGACACCGGGGTGCCGCCGAGCATCGTGGCGCAGTTCCTGGCCCACAAGGTCATCGACAAGCCGGGCGTGTACGCGCCCGAGGACGTGGTGCCACCCGGGCCCTACTTCTCCGAGCTGGCCCGCCGCTTCATGGAGGTCTCGCTCGTCACCCGGACGAAGGTGACCGGCTGA